Proteins from a single region of Bacteroidota bacterium:
- a CDS encoding type 1 glutamine amidotransferase translates to MTSILILEGNTANLVDEARARNGVSPAQMYELALKSQAPDIQCNIKAPYECKITDENLDDIDWVVLTGSGVPWSVDDPQARPLREAVTKVFERGIPTLASCNGMQLGAVILGGKIGVSPNGMEVGLALEIDRTSLGKGHSLLHGRTDGYAVPCAHRDEVQELPNKALHLAGNAHSPIQAFAYERGGVSFWGVQYHPEFTAAWVADLMRAPGTLWQNSTAANLLDIADTDKNAAKQLGAGEEDLTPEVRVTEIRNWLAHIDTYVILEHKQPNE, encoded by the coding sequence TCAATTCTTATTCTTGAAGGGAACACAGCGAATCTTGTTGATGAAGCTAGAGCACGTAATGGCGTTTCTCCTGCTCAGATGTATGAGCTTGCACTAAAATCGCAAGCACCAGATATTCAGTGCAATATCAAAGCTCCATACGAATGCAAAATCACGGATGAGAATTTAGACGATATAGACTGGGTTGTCTTAACAGGCTCTGGAGTCCCATGGTCAGTGGATGATCCGCAGGCTAGGCCGCTGCGAGAGGCAGTCACTAAAGTCTTTGAGCGCGGTATTCCTACTCTTGCATCATGTAACGGCATGCAGTTGGGTGCAGTAATTCTTGGTGGCAAAATCGGCGTTTCTCCAAACGGCATGGAGGTGGGGTTGGCTCTTGAAATTGATCGTACAAGTCTGGGTAAGGGGCACTCTCTGCTGCATGGCAGGACAGATGGTTACGCTGTGCCCTGCGCTCACCGTGATGAAGTTCAGGAGCTACCCAACAAAGCGTTGCATTTAGCGGGGAACGCTCACTCCCCAATTCAGGCCTTTGCCTATGAGCGAGGTGGGGTGAGTTTTTGGGGGGTGCAATATCACCCGGAGTTTACTGCAGCTTGGGTTGCTGATCTGATGCGGGCACCAGGGACGCTCTGGCAAAATTCCACAGCAGCAAATTTGCTTGATATCGCAGATACAGACAAGAATGCCGCAAAGCAACTTGGGGCCGGTGAGGAAGACTTAACTCCAGAGGTCAGAGTAACGGAAATAAGAAATTGGCTTGCCCATATTGATACATATGTTATTTTGGAACACAAGCAACCTAACGAATAG